From Anopheles coluzzii chromosome 3, AcolN3, whole genome shotgun sequence, the proteins below share one genomic window:
- the LOC125907480 gene encoding uncharacterized protein LOC125907480: MEPNTSAATRRVVKTTSDSDRKRVITAYENGSAPSAISQMLNIKRPTVYGIINKYNATWQIAAAKRGGTCKKKLSQDAVESIRAWIDEDCAITLKSLAQKVFERHGVHVSISTIAREVKGFNYSFKMLQKIPERRNTTATIEERTTYARNFYQITRAFPVSGLIYLDEVGFNVSMRTSKGRSQKGTPAVTVVPQIRTRNISIVCAMNSNGIVHYVTHNQPVNRELFTNFIYELKDILRSKNINRSYLIMDNVAFHKSQSVQEAIGTVIDKPLYLPPYSPFLNPIENMFSKWKNYVKRSNCTNHDQLMEAICNGANYVTAEDCEGFINNMWNYMSRCLSGEEILD; the protein is encoded by the coding sequence ATGGAGCCCAATACAAGTGCAGCTACACGACGTGTTGTAAAAACCACATCCGATAGCGACAGGAAGCGGGTCATAACGGCGTATGAAAATGGCTCAGCTCCATCAGCAATAAGCCAAATGCTTAATATAAAGAGACCAACGGTGTATGgaatcataaataaatacaatgcaACTTGGCAAATCGCTGCAGCTAAGCGTGGTGGCAcctgtaaaaaaaagttgtcgCAGGATGCGGTAGAAAGCATTCGAGCCTGGATCGACGAAGATTGTGCGATCACGCTGAAGTCACTGGCACAGAAAGTATTTGAACGACACGGTGTACACGTTAGCATCTCAACTATAGCCAGGGAAGTAAAGGGCTTCAACTACTCCTTTAAAATGCTGCAAAAAATACCTGAAAGGCGCAACACAACTGCTACGATCGAGGAACGTACCACATACGCCAGAAACTTCTACCAAATAACAAGGGCATTTCCTGTAAGCGGATTAATATATTTGGACGAAGTGGGATTCAACGTGAGCATGCGGACAAGCAAGGGCAGATCTCAGAAAGGAACGCCAGCAGTAACCGTGGTTCCTCAAATTAGAACTAGAAATATATCGATAGTATGTGCAATGAATTCGAATGGGATCGTACATTACGTCACCCACAACCAACCTGTAAACAGAGAGCTATTTACcaattttatttatgagcTTAAAGATATATTGCGATCCAAAAACATTAATAGAAGCTATTTAATAATGGACAACGTTGCTTTCCACAAGAGCCAGTCCGTGCAGGAAGCTATAGGAACCGTTATAGACAAACCTCTCTATCTACCCCCATATTCTCCCTTTTTAAACCCCATAGAGAATATGTTTAGCAAGTGGAAGAATTATGTAAAAAGATCTAACTGCACTAATCACGACCAACTAATGGAAGCTATATGCAACGGAGCAAATTATGTTACCGCAGAAGATTGCGAAGGGTTTATAAACAACATGTGGAACTACATGTCACGCTGTTTAAGCGGTGAAGAAATATTAGATTAG